One Cervus canadensis isolate Bull #8, Minnesota chromosome 1, ASM1932006v1, whole genome shotgun sequence genomic window carries:
- the NSRP1 gene encoding nuclear speckle splicing regulatory protein 1 isoform X5: MKQTKLEIQKALAEDSTVYEYDSIYDEMQKKKEESNPKLLLGKDRKPKYIHNLLKAVEIRKKEQEKRMEKKIQREREMEKGEFDDKEAFVTSAYKKKLQERAEEEERERRAAALEARLDVTKQRDLSGFYRHLLNQAVGEEEVPTCSFREARSGIKEEKSKGYSDEVSSESRIPHENCISRTGVKVKENPDADSDFDAKSSENDETEENKVNCRREKGTETLQNDSKHHRNPTHSPSSSEEREHGTKCHTKSSKSRGHEKREGQHRERPSREQDSYYTDRDSRKEKKDSHRHRESSHRDAHWKRHEQERLRGRDERERNDREWKREKDREKYPSREQERHRQRNNYDRHNEKGCEKEEKSKEKEERVKARKERYENSDKYRDREKREVSVESSERNRDRKESSPNSRTKDRFLNQERASKMRDMEKDKERNPEKPPSSEASLGAKHRITEECQETGKEQEKPHETVNKFAKRSNEETVMSARDRYLARQMARINAKTYIEKEDD; the protein is encoded by the exons CCCAAGTACATTCACAACTTACTGAAAGCAGTTGAAATtagaaaaaaggaacaagaaaaaagaatggaaaagaaaatacagagagaaCGAGAAATGGAAAAGGGAGAATTTGATGATAAAGAGGCATTCGTAACATCTGCTTATAAGAAAAAACTGCAAGAGAGAgctgaagaggaagaaagggaaagaagagctgCTGCACTTGAAG CACGTTTGGATGTAACCAAGCAGAGAGATCTCAGTGGATTTTATAGGCACCTATTAAATCAAGCAGTTGGTGAAGAGGAAGTACCTACATGCAGCTTTCGTGAAGCCAG gtctggaataaaagaagagaaatcaaaaggATATTCTGATGAAGTAAGTTCAGAGAGCAGAATACCTCATGAGAACTGCATTAGCCGAACTGGTGTGAAAGTAAAGGAAAACCCAGATGCAGACAGTGACTTTGATGCTAAGAGCAGTGAGAATGATGAAACGGAGGAAAATAAAGTGAACTGCAGAAGGGAAAAGGGCACAGAGACCTTACAAAATGACTCCAAGCATCACAGGAATCCCACCCACTCACCGTCATCTAGTGAGGAAAGAGAACATGGTACCAAATGCCACACAAAAAGTTCCAAGTCAAGAGGACATGAGAAAAGGGAAGGTCAACACCGAGAGAGACCATCCAGGGAGCAGGACAGCTATTACACTGACCGTGATTCtcgaaaagaaaaaaaggattccCATAGGCACAGAGAGTCCAGTCACAGAGATGCACACTGGAAGAGGCATGAACAAGAGAGACTGAGGGGAAGAGacgagagagaaagaaatgacagagaGTGGAAAAGGGAGAAAGACAGGGAGAAATATCCCTCCAGAGAACAGGAAAGACACAGACAACGAAATAATTATGACCGACACAATGAGAAAGGATgcgagaaggaagagaaaagcaaagaaaaggaagagcgtgtgaaagcaagaaaagaaagatatgaaaACAGTGATAAATACAGAGATAGAGAAAAACGAGAAGTCAGTGTTGAATCTTCAGAAAGAAATCGAGACAGAAAGGAAAGCAGCCCAAATTCTAGGACAAAGGATAGGTTTCTTAACCAGGAAAGAGCCAGTAAAATGAGAGACAtggaaaaggacaaagaaagaaacccagagaAACCCCCTAGTTCTGAAGCGTCATTGGGAGCAAAACACAGAATCACAGAGGAATGCCAAGAGACAGGcaaagaacaagagaagccacatgAGACAGTGAACAAGTTTGCAAAGCGGAGCAATGAAGAGACTGTAATGTCAGCAAGAGACAGATACTTGGCCCGGCAAATGGCAAGGATTAACGCAAAGACATATATTGAGAAAGAAGATGATTGA
- the SLC6A4 gene encoding sodium-dependent serotonin transporter, protein METTPLNSQKELSAYKDGEDCQENGVLQKGVPAPGDRAESGQISNGYSAVPNPGAEDDTQHSIPAATTTLVAEVHSAGRETWSKKVDFLLSVIGYAVDLGNVWRFPYICYQNGGGAFLLPYTIMAIFGGIPLFYMELALGQYHRNGCISIWTKICPIFKGIGYAICLIAFYIASYYNTIMAWALYYLISSFTEQLPWTSCKNSWNTGNCTNYFSEDNITWMLHSTSPAEEFYTRHVLQIHQSKGLQDLGGLSWQLVLCIMFIFTIIYFSIWKGVKTSGKVVWVTATFPYIILLILLVRGATLPGAWRGVLFYLKPNWQKLLETGVWVDAAAQIFFSLGPGFGVLLAFASYNKFHNNCYQDALVTSAVNCMTSFVSGFVIFTVLGYMAEMRKEDVSEVAKDAGPSLLFITYAEAIANMPASTFFAIVFFLMLITLGLDSTFAGLEGVITAMLDEFPHIWAKRREWFVLGVVITCFFGSLVTLTFGGAYVVKLLEEFATGPAVLTVALIEAVAVFWFYGINQFCSDVKEMLGFSPGWFWKICWVAISPLFLLFIICSFLMSPPQLRLFQYDYPQWSIILGYCIGTSSFICIPTYITYRLIVTPGTLKERIIKGVTPETPTEIPCGDIRLNAV, encoded by the exons ATGGAGACCACCCCGTTAAATTCCCAGAAGGAGCTGTCAGCGTATAAGGATGGAGAAGATTGTCAGGAAAATGGGGTTCTACAGAAGGGTGTCCCTGCCCCTGGGGATAGGGCAGAGTCCGGCCAGATCTCCAATGGGTACTCAGCAGTTCCGAACCCTGGCGCGGAAGACGACACTCAGCACTCCATCCCGGCTGCCACCACCACCCTGGTGGCTGAGGTTCATTCCGCAGGGCGGGAGACCTGGAGCAAGAAGGTGGATTTCCTCCTTTCTGTCATTGGCTATGCTGTGGACCTGGGCAACGTCTGGCGCTTTCCCTACATTTGTTACCAGAACGGAGGGG GGGCGTTCCTTCTCCCCTACACTATCATGGCCATTTTTGGGGGGATCCCGCTCTTCTACATGGAACTCGCACTGGGGCAGTACCACCGAAATGGATGCATTTCCATATGGACGAAAATCTGCCCAATTTTCAAAG GGATAGGTTACGCCATCTGCCTCATCGCCTTCTACATCGCCTCCTACTACAACACCATCATGGCCTGGGCCCTCTACTACCTCATCTCCTCCTTCACGGAGCAGCTGCCCTGGACCAGCTGCAAGAACTCCTGGAACACTGGCAACTGCACCAACTACTTCTCTGAGGATAACATCACCTGGATGCTCCACTCAACATCCCCTGCAGAAGAATTTTACAC GCGGCACGTCCTGCAGATCCACCAGTCGAAGGGGCTCCAGGACCTGGGGGGCCTCAGTTGGCAACTTGTCCTGTGCATCATGTTCATCTTCACCATTATCTACTTTAGCATCTGGAAAGGTGTTAAAACATCTGGCAAG GTGGTTTGGGTGACAGCCACCTTCCCTTACATCATTCTTTTGATCCTGCTGGTGAGGGGGGCCACCCTCCCTGGAGCCTGGAGGGGAGTTCTCTTCTATTTGAAACCCAACTGGCAGAAACTCCTAGAGACAGGG GTGTGGGTGGATGCGGCCGCCCAGATCTTCTTCTCTCTCGGCCCTGGCTTTGGGGTCCTACTGGCTTTTGCGAGCTACAACAAATTCCACAACAACTGTTACCA AGACGCCCTGGTGACCAGTGCGGTGAATTGCATGACGAGCTTCGTTTCAGGATTTGTCATCTTCACGGTGCTGGGGTATATGGCTGAGATGAGGAAAGAAGATGTGTCTGAGGTGGCCAAAGATGCAG GCCCCAGCCTCCTGTTCATCACATATGCAGAAGCCATAGCCAACATGCCGGCATCCACATTCTTTGCCATCGTCTTCTTCCTGATGTTAATCACCCTGGGCTTGGACAGCACG TTTGCAGGTTTGGAGGGGGTGATCACAGCCATGCTGGATGAGTTTCCACACATCTGGGCCAAGCGCCGGGAGTGGTTTGTGCTTGGCGTGGTCATTACCTGCTTCTTTGGCTCCCTGGTCACCTTGACTTTC GGTGGGGCCTACGTGGTGAAGCTGCTGGAGGAGTTTGCCACGGGACCTGCAGTGCTCACCGTGGCCCTGATCGAAGCAGTTGCTGTGTTTTGGTTCTACG GCATCAATCAGTTCTGCAGTGATGTGAAGGAAATGCTTGGTTTCAGCCCTGGATGGTTTTGGAAGATCTGCTGGGTAGCCATCAGTCCTCTGTTTCTCCTG TTCATCATCTGCAGTTTTTTGATGAGCCCACCACAGCTACGACTTTTCCAGTATGATTATCCTCAGTGGAGCATCATCCTGGGTTACTGCATAGGAACCTCATCTTTCATCTGCATCCCCACATATATAACTTACCGGCTGATTGTTACTCCAGGGACACTTAAGGAG CGTATTATTAAAGGTGTCACCCCAGAAACACCAACAGAGATTCCCTGTGGGGACATCCGCTTGAATGCTGTGTAA